In one Nostoc sp. KVJ3 genomic region, the following are encoded:
- a CDS encoding HAD family hydrolase translates to MLRLITDFDGPIIDVSERYYRVYQFCLEKTRRPNQEVQELPKAEFWQLKRSRVPEKQIALNSGLDEAQAQEFDQLRRQTVHTEHYFNYDTLAPGAVDALLKIQQAGIDLAVMTMRRVRELDYAFKKYDLGRFFPENRCYCLSNDYVKTRDIEDKPLLMARALQELPPAADTWMVGDTEADITAAKNYDIKVMAVECGIRDRTQLELYHPDLIVKDFSTAVDLVRNKLN, encoded by the coding sequence ATGCTAAGACTTATTACTGACTTCGACGGCCCAATTATTGATGTTTCCGAACGGTACTACCGTGTTTATCAATTCTGTTTAGAGAAAACCCGTCGCCCAAACCAAGAAGTGCAAGAACTTCCAAAAGCGGAATTTTGGCAGTTAAAGCGATCGCGCGTTCCCGAAAAACAAATTGCCTTAAATTCAGGGTTAGACGAGGCTCAAGCCCAAGAATTTGACCAATTACGACGGCAAACTGTGCATACAGAACATTATTTCAACTATGACACTCTCGCGCCTGGTGCTGTGGATGCACTGTTAAAAATTCAACAAGCTGGAATTGATTTAGCAGTTATGACCATGCGCCGAGTTCGAGAACTAGATTATGCTTTTAAAAAATATGATTTAGGGAGATTTTTCCCAGAAAATCGTTGTTATTGCCTAAGTAACGACTACGTTAAAACTCGTGATATTGAAGATAAGCCCTTGTTAATGGCTAGGGCATTACAAGAACTGCCCCCAGCTGCTGATACCTGGATGGTGGGAGATACGGAAGCCGACATCACCGCAGCTAAAAATTATGATATCAAAGTGATGGCTGTGGAATGTGGTATCCGCGATCGCACCCAATTGGAACTTTACCACCCCGACTTAATCGTTAAGGATTTCAGTACTGCTGTAGATTTAGTACGCAAC